The Candidatus Eisenbacteria bacterium genome has a segment encoding these proteins:
- a CDS encoding rubredoxin yields MEKYRCTVCGYIYDPELGDPENGIAAGTSFQELPDDWVCPECGVGKDLFELEE; encoded by the coding sequence ATGGAGAAGTATCGCTGCACAGTATGCGGGTACATCTATGATCCCGAACTCGGCGACCCTGAAAACGGAATTGCCGCGGGCACATCCTTTCAGGAGTTGCCGGACGATTGGGTATGCCCGGAATGCGGGGTTGGCAAGGATTTGTTCGAATTGGAGGAATGA